In the Ictalurus punctatus breed USDA103 chromosome 7, Coco_2.0, whole genome shotgun sequence genome, one interval contains:
- the LOC108268229 gene encoding E3 ubiquitin-protein ligase TRIM39 — translation MASSSSLLYEEQLQCSICLDVFTDPVSTPCGHNFCKICLNQFWDKRSHYQCPMCTADFPQRPELRVNTFISELSAQFKMSVQVKPSSTADQPSYLKPNGVLCDTCTKEKLEALRSCLDCGVSLCITHLLPHKTTPKLKKHKLIDPVENLEDYICQKHERPLEVFCRDDQMRLCQFCILGDHKNHNTVPIEEESQEKKSHLVETQKHVQKMIQNRQEKIEELKQSTELNKKHTDKEITESMKMFSALMRCMERSQADLLKVMEEKQKTTERQAEQFIRELEEEVLELKKKNNEMEQLLHTQDHLKFLQIYPFLHGPLHNKNWNDVRNNSRLNVETLRRTLRQLQESLNEEIKRLPEIELKIFQQYAVEVTLDPDTANSKLILSNNRKQVRCGNKGQNVPDNPERFKRCINVLGKEGFSSGRFYYDVQVRGKTAWDLGVVQKSINRKGEITYSPKNGYWIMMLRNKSEYKACESPLIPLTMKQAPQKVGVFVDYEEGLVSFYDVEAKSHIYSFTGQTFTEKLYPFFGPCLTSGKNSAPLVITSIEHYLSTETDFTQ, via the exons ATGGCGTCCTCTAGCAGTCTCTTATATGAAGAACAGCTGCAGTGCTCCATCTGTCTGGATGTGTTCACCGATCCAGTCTCTACTCCATGTGGACACAACTTCTGTAAGATCTGTCTGAACCAGTTCTGGGACAAGCGTTCACATTACCAGTGTCCAATGTGCACAGCGGATTTCCCCCAAAGACCTGAGCTGCGtgtaaatacttttatttctgAACTGAGTGCTCAGTTTAAAATGTCAGTTCAAGTGAAACCCAGCAGCACTGCAGATCAACCTTCGTACCTGAAACCTAACGGGGTTCTCTGTGACACCTGCACTAAGGAAAAGCTTGAGGCTCTAAGGTCCTGTCTGGACTGTGGGGTTTCTTTATGTATTACTCATCTGCTGCCCCATAAAACTACacctaaattaaaaaaacacaaactaattgaccctgtggagaacctggaggactaCATCTGCCAGAAACATGAGCGACCCCTGGAGGTGTTCTGTAGAGACGACCAGATGCGTTTGTGCCAGTTCTGTATTTTGGGAGACCACAAGAATCACAACACTGTTCCTATAGAGGAGGAAAGTCAAGAGAAGAAG AGTCACCTTGTGGAGACACAGAAACATGTTCAGAAGATGATCCAGAACCGACAGGAAAAGATTGAGGAGCTCAAACAGTCTACAGAACTCAATAAA aaacacacagacaaggAAATAACAGAAAGCATGAAGATGTTCAGTGCTCTGATGCGCTGTATGGAACGAAGCCAGGCCGACCTGCTTAAGGTGATGGAAGAAAAGCAGAAAACAACAGAGAGGCAAGCGGAACAGTTCATTAGAGAGCTGGAGGAGGAAGTTCTTgaactaaaaaagaaaaacaatgaaatgGAGCAGCTCTTACATACACAGGATCACCTCAAGTTCCTACAG ATTTACCCGTTTCTGCATGGACCTCTACACAACAAAAATTGGAATGATGTCAGAAATAATTCTCGTCTGAATGTGGAGACACTGAGGAGAACTCTGCGTCAGCTTCAGGAGTCTCTGAATGAGGAGATCAAAAGACTTCCAGAGATCG AACTGAAGATATTTCAACAATATGCAG tGGAAGTGACTCTGGATCCTGATACAGCAAATTCTAAACTTATCCTGTCTAATAACAGGAAGCAAGTGAGATGTGGCAACAAAGGACAGAATGTACCTGATAACCCAGAGAGGTTTAAGCGTTGTATCAATGTTCTGGGAAAGGAGGGATTCTCCTCAGGGAGATTTTACTATGATGTGCAGGTCAGAGGGAAAACAGCTTGGGATTTAGGAGTGGTCCAAAAGTCCATTAACAGGAAGGGGGAAATTACATACAGTCCAAAGAATGGATACTGGATTATGATGCTGAGAAATAAGTCTGAATATAAGGCTTGTGAATCTCCACTCATCCCCCTTACAATGAAACAGGCTCCTCAGAAGGTGGGGGTCTTTGTGGATTATGAGGAAGGTTTGGTCTCATTCTATGATGTTGAGGCCAAGTCTCATATTTACTCTTTCACTGGTCAGACCTTCACTGAGAAACTCTATCCATTCTTCGGCCCTTGTCTTACTAGCGGTAAAAACTCAGCACCGCTGGTCATCACATCTATTGAACATTATCTTTCCACGGAAACCGACTTTACACAATAA
- the LOC108268240 gene encoding zinc finger protein RFP isoform X3, whose amino-acid sequence MIQNQLKKIQELKSFVDLSKKNTEKEKANIVDIFSALMHCIERSQAELLKVMEEKQKAAERQAEEFIKHLQCEVTELKRRNTELEQISHTEDHLHLLQIYPSLCSPPHTQDWTDVTINSHLSLETLRRALSQLQETLSEEMEKVPEIKLKRIRQYAVDVTLDPDTGSPALILTDDMKQVRHADLRQNLPENQKRFDHCPCILGKEGFSSGRFYYEVQVSGKIKWDIGVARESVSRKGEITYSTENGYWVLCLRNNTEYKACDSPPVPLSLKQAPQKVGVFVHYEEGLISFYNVHTKSLIYSFTGQTLNGKIYPFFSPSLNNGGKNSAPLIITPVQTEIMLP is encoded by the exons ATGATCCAAAACCAACTGAAGAAGATTCAAGAACTCAAATCCTTTGTAGACCTCAGTAAA aaaaacacagagaaggagaaagCAAACATTGTAGATATCTTCAGCGCTCTGATGCACTGCATTGAGAGAAGCCAGGCTGAGTTGCTTAAGGTGAtggaggagaagcagaaagcagcagagaggcagGCTGAAGAGTTCATTAAACATCTGCAGTGTGAAGTCACTGAGCTAAAGAGGAGAAACACCGAGCTGGAGCAGATCTCACACACCGAGGATCACCTCCACCTCCTACAG ATTTACCCGTCACTGTGCAGCCCTCCACACACCCAGGACTGGACTGACGTCACAATTAACTCTCATCTGAGTCTGGAGACATTGAGAAGAGCTCTGTCTCAGCTTCAGGAAACTCTCAGTGAGGAAATGGAAAAGGTTCCTGAGATTA AACTGAAGAGAATTCGGCAATATGCAG tGGATGTAACTTTGGATCCTGATACAGGAAGTCCTGCTCTCATCCTGACTGATGATATGAAACAAGTGAGACATGCAGACTTGCGACAAAACCTCCCCGAGAACCAGAAGCGATTCGATCATTGTCCCTGTATACTGGGAAAGGAGGGATTCTCCTCAGGGAGATTTTACTATGAGGTGCAGGTCAGCGGGAAGATTAAGTGGGATATAGGAGTGGCCCGAGAGTCTGTTAGTAGGAAGGGGGAGATTACATACAGCACTGAGAATGGATACTGGGTCTTATGTCTGAGGAATAATACTGAATATAAGGCTTGTGACTCTCCTCCTGTTCCCCTCTCCTTGAAACAGGCTCCTCAGAAGGTGGGGGTGTTTGTACATTATGAAGAGGGTCTGATCTCCTTCTATAATGTTCACACCAAGTCTCTTATCTACTCTTTCACTGGTCAGACTTTGAATGGAAAAATCTATCCCTTCTTCAGCCCTTCACTCAATAATGGAGGCAAAAACTCAGCACCACTGATCATCACACCTGTTCAAACTGAAATAATGCTTCCATAG
- the LOC108268240 gene encoding zinc finger protein RFP isoform X2, whose amino-acid sequence MCVCHFCTKEDHKTHNTVPIEEESRAKKSQLGETQADIQKMIQNQLKKIQELKSFVDLSKKNTEKEKANIVDIFSALMHCIERSQAELLKVMEEKQKAAERQAEEFIKHLQCEVTELKRRNTELEQISHTEDHLHLLQIYPSLCSPPHTQDWTDVTINSHLSLETLRRALSQLQETLSEEMEKVPEIKLKRIRQYAVDVTLDPDTGSPALILTDDMKQVRHADLRQNLPENQKRFDHCPCILGKEGFSSGRFYYEVQVSGKIKWDIGVARESVSRKGEITYSTENGYWVLCLRNNTEYKACDSPPVPLSLKQAPQKVGVFVHYEEGLISFYNVHTKSLIYSFTGQTLNGKIYPFFSPSLNNGGKNSAPLIITPVQTEIMLP is encoded by the exons AGCCAGCTTGGTGAGACACAGGCAGACATTCAGAAGATGATCCAAAACCAACTGAAGAAGATTCAAGAACTCAAATCCTTTGTAGACCTCAGTAAA aaaaacacagagaaggagaaagCAAACATTGTAGATATCTTCAGCGCTCTGATGCACTGCATTGAGAGAAGCCAGGCTGAGTTGCTTAAGGTGAtggaggagaagcagaaagcagcagagaggcagGCTGAAGAGTTCATTAAACATCTGCAGTGTGAAGTCACTGAGCTAAAGAGGAGAAACACCGAGCTGGAGCAGATCTCACACACCGAGGATCACCTCCACCTCCTACAG ATTTACCCGTCACTGTGCAGCCCTCCACACACCCAGGACTGGACTGACGTCACAATTAACTCTCATCTGAGTCTGGAGACATTGAGAAGAGCTCTGTCTCAGCTTCAGGAAACTCTCAGTGAGGAAATGGAAAAGGTTCCTGAGATTA AACTGAAGAGAATTCGGCAATATGCAG tGGATGTAACTTTGGATCCTGATACAGGAAGTCCTGCTCTCATCCTGACTGATGATATGAAACAAGTGAGACATGCAGACTTGCGACAAAACCTCCCCGAGAACCAGAAGCGATTCGATCATTGTCCCTGTATACTGGGAAAGGAGGGATTCTCCTCAGGGAGATTTTACTATGAGGTGCAGGTCAGCGGGAAGATTAAGTGGGATATAGGAGTGGCCCGAGAGTCTGTTAGTAGGAAGGGGGAGATTACATACAGCACTGAGAATGGATACTGGGTCTTATGTCTGAGGAATAATACTGAATATAAGGCTTGTGACTCTCCTCCTGTTCCCCTCTCCTTGAAACAGGCTCCTCAGAAGGTGGGGGTGTTTGTACATTATGAAGAGGGTCTGATCTCCTTCTATAATGTTCACACCAAGTCTCTTATCTACTCTTTCACTGGTCAGACTTTGAATGGAAAAATCTATCCCTTCTTCAGCCCTTCACTCAATAATGGAGGCAAAAACTCAGCACCACTGATCATCACACCTGTTCAAACTGAAATAATGCTTCCATAG